A genome region from Hevea brasiliensis isolate MT/VB/25A 57/8 chromosome 9, ASM3005281v1, whole genome shotgun sequence includes the following:
- the LOC110632032 gene encoding scarecrow-like protein 18 yields the protein MLGSLNSSSSHDQEEEEAIDLQYQLMPRASPVASGGTTSGFTSSANHMRQLLITCAELISQSDFSAAHRLISVLSANSSPYGDSRERLVHQFVKALSLRLNPHGAAMTRVLMNIANPSAAVGGGGGGASSVTASAVNVGSLITRESEEEALQSCYLSLNQITPFIRFSHLTANQAILEAIEVGQQAIHIIDFDIVHGVQWPPLMQALAERSSNNIYPPPMLRITGTGHDLNILDRTGDRLLKFAQSLGLKFQFHPLLLPNNDASSLPSAITLLPDEALAVNCVLYLHRLLKNDSRDLRIFLHRIKALNPKVVTIAEREANHNHPFFLQRFLEALEHYAALFDSLEATLPPNSRERLAVEQIWFGKEIMDIVAAEGEERRERHERFESWEMILRSAGFTNVPLSPFALSQAKLLLRLHYPSEGYHLQILNNSFFLGWQNHALFSVSSWH from the coding sequence ATGCTAGGTTCTCtaaattcttcttcttctcatgACCAAGAAGAAGAGGAAGCCATAGATCTGCAGTACCAGCTGATGCCACGGGCATCGCCTGTAGCATCCGGAGGAACTACTTCTGGGTTCACCTCCTCAGCTAACCACATGCGCCAATTGCTCATCACCTGtgcagagctcatctctcagtcTGACTTCTCCGCCGCCCACCGCCTTATCTCTGTTTTGTCTGCTAATTCTTCCCCTTACGGTGACTCTAGGGAGAGGTTGGTTCACCAGTTTGTTAAGGCACTTTCTCTCCGCCTCAATCCCCATGGCGCTGCCATGACCAGAGTCTTGATGAATATTGCAAATCCTTCTGCTGCTGTtggtggtggcggtggtggtGCTAGCAGTGTCACAGCCAGTGCTGTTAATGTGGGTTCTTTGATTACTAGGGAGTCCGAGGAGGAAGCTCTTCAATCTTGCTATCTTTCCCTTAACCAAATAACCCCATTTATAAGGTTCAGCCATTTAACGGCAAATCAGGCAATCTTGGAAGCCATAGAAGTAGGGCAACAAGCCATTCACATCATAGATTTTGATATTGTGCATGGAGTGCAATGGCCTCCATTGATGCAGGCCTTAGCAGAGCGCTCCAGCAACAACATTTACCCTCCTCCCATGCTCCGAATCACCGGAACTGGCCATGATCTGAACATTCTCGACAGGACTGGAGACCGTCTTTTGAAGTTTGCTCAGTCTCTAGGCCTCAAATTCCAATTTCATCCTCTTCTCCTCCCGAACAATGATGCTTCTTCTCTTCCCTCTGCCATTACCCTTCTACCAGATGAAGCCCTGGCGGTTAACTGCGTCCTCTATTTGCACAGGCTCTTAAAAAATGACTCTCGAGACCTTCGTATCTTTCTCCACAGAATAAAGGCCTTGAACCCCAAGGTGGTTACTATAGCAGAAAGGGAAGCTAACCACAACCACCCATTCTTCTTGCAGAGATTCTTGGAGGCTTTGGAACACTACGCTGCTCTCTTCGACTCCTTGGAGGCAACCCTGCCACCCAACAGCAGGGAGAGGCTGGCCGTAGAGCAGATATGGTTTGGGAAAGAGATCATGGACATAGTGGCAGCAGAGGGAGAAGAAAGAAGAGAACGGCATGAAAGGTTTGAATCATGGGAAATGATTCTAAGGAGCGCTGGCTTCACCAATGTTCCGTTGAGCCCTTTTGCACTCTCGCAGGCCAAGCTCCTCCTGCGGCTCCATTATCCTTCTGAGGGTTACCACCTACAGATTCTCAACAATTCTTTCTTCTTAGGTTGGCAGAATCATGCTCTTTTCTCAGTCTCTTCCTGGCACTGA